The proteins below come from a single Bartonella schoenbuchensis R1 genomic window:
- a CDS encoding iron chelate uptake ABC transporter family permease subunit, with the protein MGKKKATILVLTTLIVIACVVSSLYMTWNITIYTWTFRLTKLVSLLLIAYTIAVSTVLFQTIINNRLLTPSIMGFDQLYILIKTATLYYLGSLSLPFLNEEGQFIFEALILIVFSISLFHFLFSGNLRGFHLTLLIGVVLGGFFFSLRMFMQLQLNPDQMMNLTDIMFANFNKLNTSLVSFSTIIVLIISLIGWRLHYLLDVLALGHEAALNLGVDYRKSATVILIFVSILVSISTALVGPVTFFGLLVANLAYELSPQAKHSVVVPIAILLAIICLVGGQFILEQFLNMGGRLSFIIECCGGIVFLTLLMKGKFK; encoded by the coding sequence TTGGGTAAAAAGAAAGCAACTATTCTCGTATTAACAACGCTTATTGTCATAGCATGTGTTGTAAGCAGCCTTTATATGACATGGAACATAACTATTTATACGTGGACATTTCGTTTAACAAAATTAGTTTCTCTTCTTCTTATTGCTTATACAATAGCTGTTTCTACTGTTTTATTTCAGACAATTATTAACAATCGTCTTCTTACTCCCTCTATTATGGGGTTTGATCAACTTTATATTTTAATTAAAACTGCCACTCTTTATTATCTTGGTTCTCTTTCTTTACCCTTTTTGAATGAAGAAGGACAATTTATTTTTGAAGCACTTATTTTGATTGTTTTTTCAATAAGTCTTTTCCATTTTCTATTTTCAGGAAACCTTAGAGGATTTCATCTTACTTTATTAATTGGCGTTGTTTTAGGCGGATTTTTCTTCAGCTTGCGTATGTTTATGCAATTACAACTCAACCCAGATCAAATGATGAATTTGACTGACATCATGTTTGCGAATTTTAATAAATTAAATACATCATTAGTAAGCTTTTCTACAATCATTGTCCTCATCATTAGCTTGATTGGTTGGCGTTTGCATTATTTGCTTGATGTTCTTGCTCTCGGGCATGAAGCTGCTCTTAATCTTGGAGTTGATTACCGCAAAAGTGCTACAGTTATTCTCATTTTTGTTTCTATTCTTGTATCCATTTCGACAGCACTTGTTGGGCCAGTCACATTTTTTGGATTGTTAGTGGCTAATTTGGCTTATGAATTATCACCTCAGGCAAAACACAGTGTTGTTGTGCCAATCGCAATATTATTGGCCATCATTTGTTTGGTTGGTGGACAATTTATCTTAGAACAATTCTTAAATATGGGAGGACGCTTAAGTTTTATTATTGAATGTTGTGGTGGTATTGTTTTCTTAACTTTGTTGATGAAGGGAAAATTCAAATGA